In Parabacteroides sp. FAFU027, the following proteins share a genomic window:
- a CDS encoding alpha/beta hydrolase family protein — MKKRNLFWLLAAFTAIGFFQPALAQTEASATKPTVRTIEDGGTGPYSAIMYADKSLPTHTIFRPKDMSAFGKAKKLPIIAWGNGACANSPWEHLNFLSEVASHGFVVIAIGPMPQEGEKGGGKSTSSQMTDAINWAIAQNSDKKSPLYNKLDVSKIAVSGMSCGGLQTLETAPDPRVTTAVICNSGIFVNAAGGFPGMPNLTKDNLLKLHTPTLYILGGEKDIAYGNGMDDFNRINHLPVFVANMEVGHGGTYSQPHGGEFAKVATAWFKWQLKGDAEAGKMFAGNPCGLSQNPIWKVDKKMIP, encoded by the coding sequence ATGAAAAAACGGAATTTGTTTTGGTTATTAGCCGCATTTACAGCGATCGGCTTCTTTCAGCCTGCACTAGCACAAACAGAGGCTTCGGCTACCAAGCCTACAGTAAGGACGATCGAAGATGGAGGCACAGGCCCATACAGCGCCATCATGTACGCCGACAAAAGTTTGCCTACGCACACTATTTTTCGCCCGAAAGATATGAGTGCGTTTGGTAAGGCAAAAAAGCTCCCGATAATTGCCTGGGGAAATGGTGCATGTGCCAATTCGCCCTGGGAACACCTTAATTTCCTGTCTGAAGTTGCCTCGCATGGTTTCGTGGTAATAGCAATTGGCCCAATGCCGCAGGAAGGTGAAAAGGGTGGGGGTAAATCAACATCCTCACAAATGACCGATGCGATTAACTGGGCCATTGCTCAGAACAGCGATAAAAAGAGTCCCTTATACAACAAACTCGATGTTTCAAAAATAGCCGTGAGCGGCATGTCGTGCGGCGGTTTGCAGACTCTGGAGACAGCCCCCGATCCACGTGTCACGACTGCGGTTATTTGTAACAGCGGAATCTTTGTGAATGCAGCAGGTGGATTTCCCGGAATGCCAAATCTGACCAAAGATAATCTCCTGAAACTGCATACTCCGACGTTGTATATCCTTGGTGGTGAAAAGGATATTGCCTATGGTAATGGAATGGATGATTTCAACCGGATTAATCATCTTCCGGTATTTGTTGCCAATATGGAAGTGGGCCATGGAGGAACATACAGTCAACCACATGGCGGTGAATTTGCCAAAGTAGCGACAGCATGGTTTAAATGGCAACTGAAAGGCGATGCAGAAGCTGGTAAAATGTTTGCCGGTAATCCTTGCGGGCTGTCTCAGAATCCGATATGGAAAGTGGATAAGAAAATGATTCCCTAA
- a CDS encoding alpha/beta hydrolase family esterase, producing the protein MNKLNQPKVFLIKMVLMSVMCLNILFTYATNSVFDGTMSINVSGNNRTMVVHVPANIEENSPLMISLHGRWGNGAAQQQCARFESIADTARFIVVYPDGLPQAILGGGGNTGWDVSGATDDDITFFRAIINTMYDRYKINKSRVYLSGFSIGGMETYHAANVAAKTFAAFASVSGYPLNEYHRYYIGARPVPFMHIHGKYDGFVKVDSVPIVVDNWVIRNGCNPVPVVTDKLGVYTKSVYSAANSSFQYIYYALDGRGHEYTITDTFNPSKEIWNFVKRYTLNDVCDTTLKWNPNFQMQKEGIVPVGWTTFVDSRSVNGSNQIVTSGPRIITLGDGSDYQHGFLLQSGSQTGSLTYGFDKQRTLQLQPGRYKIKFRVIAYNSESVGKTLTMQLKNRNNNTDIYSLAVQPVNCIQNNVAKNFTLASYDVTIRNYGEYQLSFTLPAGFVEMMVADLGVYSFINDNTGVETTKIDTVSADELVDVYTVNGNMVSSKKSLSLSLRELKNGVYIVSSCERSYVTKVLK; encoded by the coding sequence ATGAACAAATTAAATCAACCCAAAGTTTTTCTGATAAAAATGGTGTTAATGTCGGTAATGTGTCTAAATATTCTGTTCACCTACGCTACAAATTCCGTTTTTGACGGTACAATGAGCATAAATGTTTCAGGAAATAATCGTACAATGGTCGTTCATGTCCCGGCGAATATCGAGGAAAACAGTCCGCTGATGATCTCCCTTCACGGTCGTTGGGGGAATGGGGCAGCACAGCAGCAATGCGCAAGATTTGAATCCATCGCAGATACAGCCCGTTTTATCGTAGTTTATCCGGATGGCCTGCCACAGGCAATTCTCGGAGGTGGGGGGAATACCGGATGGGATGTTAGTGGGGCAACTGATGATGATATTACTTTTTTCAGGGCTATTATCAATACCATGTATGACAGGTATAAAATAAACAAGTCACGCGTTTATTTATCTGGGTTTTCAATAGGAGGAATGGAGACGTATCATGCAGCAAATGTTGCAGCCAAGACTTTCGCCGCATTCGCGTCGGTGAGCGGTTATCCGTTGAATGAGTACCATCGTTATTACATAGGCGCCCGGCCTGTCCCATTTATGCACATTCATGGCAAATATGATGGGTTTGTAAAGGTAGATTCAGTGCCTATTGTAGTTGACAATTGGGTGATACGCAATGGATGTAATCCTGTTCCGGTAGTCACTGATAAGCTCGGGGTTTATACTAAGAGTGTCTATTCTGCCGCCAATAGTAGTTTTCAATATATTTATTATGCACTTGACGGCAGGGGGCATGAATACACTATTACGGATACATTTAATCCGAGTAAGGAAATATGGAATTTTGTAAAGCGATATACACTTAACGATGTCTGCGACACTACATTGAAGTGGAATCCGAATTTTCAGATGCAGAAAGAAGGTATTGTACCCGTTGGCTGGACAACCTTTGTGGATAGTAGAAGTGTCAACGGTAGCAATCAAATAGTAACCAGTGGACCGCGAATAATAACGCTCGGAGATGGAAGTGATTATCAACATGGGTTTCTTCTACAGTCGGGGTCACAAACCGGATCACTGACTTATGGGTTCGATAAACAACGCACGTTACAACTTCAGCCAGGACGTTATAAAATTAAGTTTCGCGTGATAGCATATAATTCAGAAAGTGTCGGCAAAACCCTGACAATGCAATTGAAAAACAGAAATAATAACACTGACATCTACAGCTTAGCTGTCCAACCGGTGAATTGTATTCAGAATAATGTGGCTAAAAACTTTACGCTGGCATCTTATGACGTGACAATCAGAAATTACGGTGAATATCAACTGAGCTTCACACTGCCTGCCGGTTTTGTAGAGATGATGGTGGCAGATCTTGGCGTTTACTCTTTTATTAATGATAATACCGGGGTTGAAACAACTAAAATAGACACTGTCTCTGCTGATGAACTTGTGGATGTTTATACGGTGAATGGCAATATGGTAAGTTCGAAAAAGAGTTTGTCCCTCTCTCTCCGGGAATTGAAGAACGGAGTTTATATAGTTTCGAGTTGTGAAAGAAGCTATGTAACTAAAGTATTGAAATGA
- a CDS encoding alpha/beta hydrolase-fold protein: protein MMNHKFLSLIFIAVLAGSACLAQTNQPAIVEDFKPSTKNQPGQEYPQVNSQGYARFRVVAPQAQSVSVSLGLGGKGGTVLTKGAGGVWTGTTEGPMDEGFHYYHLSIDGGVFNDPGTLNFYGSARWESGIEIPAQDKDFYALKDVPHGNVQQVLFPSKSTGTSRRAFIYTPPGYGKDPKKRYPVLYLQHGWGEDETAWSNQGHANLIMDNMIADGKIKPFIIVMTYGMTNDVKFGGLKNFDIKPFQTVLVDELIPFVDTNFRTLADPSNRAMAGLSMGGVETHMITLARPDLFSYYALLSGGVYTPTEIKDKSKLKLIFISCGSRENPDGVKKAVTDLRGAGFNVVSYVSQNTAHEFLTWRRSLRELAPMLFR from the coding sequence ATGATGAATCACAAATTTTTATCTTTAATTTTCATCGCTGTATTAGCCGGAAGCGCCTGTTTAGCTCAGACTAATCAGCCTGCAATCGTTGAAGACTTCAAGCCTTCTACAAAAAATCAACCTGGTCAGGAGTACCCGCAAGTAAATTCACAAGGTTATGCCCGGTTTCGTGTAGTGGCGCCTCAGGCTCAGAGTGTTAGTGTGAGCCTCGGATTAGGTGGAAAAGGAGGTACAGTACTGACTAAGGGTGCTGGTGGCGTGTGGACAGGTACGACTGAAGGTCCGATGGACGAAGGCTTCCATTACTATCATCTCTCTATTGATGGTGGCGTATTCAACGATCCTGGTACTTTAAATTTTTACGGTTCTGCCCGTTGGGAAAGTGGTATTGAGATTCCCGCTCAGGATAAAGACTTTTATGCCCTGAAAGATGTTCCTCACGGAAATGTTCAGCAGGTTTTATTCCCATCCAAAAGCACCGGGACTTCACGTCGGGCTTTTATTTATACTCCTCCCGGTTATGGCAAAGACCCCAAAAAACGCTACCCTGTATTGTATTTGCAACACGGTTGGGGCGAAGATGAAACAGCTTGGAGTAATCAGGGACATGCCAACCTTATTATGGATAATATGATTGCCGATGGTAAAATCAAACCGTTTATCATCGTTATGACTTACGGGATGACGAATGATGTAAAATTCGGAGGACTTAAAAATTTCGACATCAAGCCTTTCCAAACGGTTTTGGTTGATGAGTTGATACCTTTTGTCGATACTAACTTCCGTACGCTTGCTGATCCTTCTAACCGCGCTATGGCAGGGCTTTCGATGGGTGGTGTGGAGACTCACATGATTACACTGGCTCGTCCTGATTTATTTTCGTATTATGCTCTTTTGAGTGGAGGTGTTTATACACCGACTGAGATTAAAGATAAATCAAAGCTCAAGCTGATTTTCATTAGTTGTGGGAGCCGTGAAAATCCTGATGGCGTCAAAAAAGCGGTTACCGACTTGAGGGGGGCCGGGTTTAATGTAGTATCGTATGTGTCGCAAAATACAGCGCACGAGTTTCTTACTTGGCGTCGTAGTTTGCGCGAACTTGCACCAATGCTTTTTAGGTAA